The genomic DNA TATGCAAGATAGAGTCAATGTCCAGCTCCCTTTGAATGCGCAGGGTGATTTCCCCCAGCAAACGTTCCCGTTCCATTTGATAATACAGTTGGGCTTCCGCCGCCTTGCGGGCGCTGATGTCCGTATAGCTGGACAAATACATCGGTTTGCCCCGATAAAAGAGGAGAGAAACCGACACCGCTACATACTTGATCGTGCCGTCAGCGCAGCGGATTTTCACCTCATCTTCCCAGGTTTCCCCCTGATAACGTAGTTGTGCAATATGACTGAGTAATCGCTCCCGTTCCCCCCGATCGGGATAGAGTAGCTCTATAAAATGGGGATTACTATTAGCCTCTGCTTGGGAATAGCCCGTAAATGCTTCCATGGCGGGGTTGAAGAGGACAAAATCACTGACAGAAGGACCCAAGGTAATCCCTTTTTTTACTGCTGTTAAGAGGGTAAATAGCTCCTCTTCCCGTCTCAGCAGTTGTTGGGAGGCAGCTTGTGCCACCCGCGCATCCCTTAAGTCAGCAATGATGTAGGTCTTGGATTCCCCCGAACTGCCTTGAATTACGCGCATCTCCGCGGGCGTTATTTCTCCCGATCGTCTTAAAATCTCAATCTCTGTATGTTCCCCCTGCACCAAGGGCAACCCAAATTCCTGCCCCACAATTTCCCAGGCTGGACGATCGAATAGCTCCTCCGCTGCTGGGTTGACAAACTGTACTACGCCCTGGGGGTCAAGGACTATCATGCCGTCGGGATATTTGTTGAGGAAGTCAAGCAAGAGGGGTTGGATGCCCGTTGTTTCCTGGCAAGTGCCGATAATTTTTCCCTCCCCCGGAGTGAGAGTGACGTTGATTTCCCGCTTCTGATATAGCCAATGGTGGACTACTTGCTTATTTTCCCTATAACAGTCCTGACAAGCTCTAATTAACCCGTCGGCTTTGATTACTTCCCCCAAGGGTTGGGGCAAAGGTAGGGGTTCTCTGCCTAAAAGTTCCCACCATTTTTTATTCGCCTCCAGGAGGTAGAGGACATCCCCCTGCCATTGGGCAACAAAAATGCTCACCGCTACATAGTCAAAAACTGGGAGCATGGTCACGCTAGGGAAGTTTATATTTGCATCCTAGCAACACCTACCCCTTTTCTCCCGAAACCACAAAAAAGTTTAAGATTCTACCTTGAATTTACCCACCTGTTCCTGCAGTCTTTGGGATAGGGCAAGCAGTTGGTCAAAGGTCTGGGCTACCATCTCTGCCTGCTGGGAATTGTTGTTAGCGATCGTTCCCACCTCTGCCATTACCTGTTTGACCCGATTGGAGTTGATCAACTGTTGTTGGGAGGCTCGGGCAATGTCGTTGACTAGTTGACTAATTTCCGCACTCACTTGGTTGATCACTTGCAGTCTTTGCCGTGCCTGTTCAAGTAGTTCCGTACTTTCTGCTACCTGCTCCGTGCCTTCTTGGATGGAACTGACTACTTCCCCCACCTGCCCCTGAATTTCCTCTAGCAGACGGCGAATTTCTCTGGTCGCTTCCGTCGATCGTTGGGCTAATGCCCGTACCTCATCTGCCACTACCTTGAAACTCTCCCCTTCTTCCCCTGCTCTAGCAGCTTCAATAGAAGCATTCAATGCTAATACATTTGTCTGGGCAGCAAAGTTACCGATTAGTTTCACCACCCTGGCAATTTTCTGGGAAGCATCCTCTAGGAGCTGTACCTTTTCCGCTGCTCGTGTTACTTTCTCCTTCGCTACATTGATTTCTGCCACAGTGCGGGTCATGACTTTGTCCCCCTCTGCCACTACCGCTACGGCTTCGTTTACCTGGTTTTGGGCTACCTGTGCCCGTTGCTCCACCTCCTGCAAAGATTGTGCCATCAATTCCACCTGCCCCACTGCCTTCTCCAAGGCTTCTACCTGCTGTTTAGCTCCCCTAGCCACTGTCTTGACTACTTGGTCATTGGCGATCGTGCTCTGGGTCACCGTGGCTGCCGACTCCTTTACCCCCAAGACCAGTTCCCGCAAACTGCGAATCAAAGAATTGTAAGAATCAGCGATCGTGCCCAACTCGTCCTCTGTCACTTTTGCCCGAATCGTCAAATCCCCCCTACTCACTGGGTCTACTTCTAATAATAACTCCAATGCTCGTCTTTGTAATAACTCCTTCTGCTCTCTCTGCTCCCGAGCTAGTCGTTCTGCTTCCTCTTTCAGTTGCATTGATCGTTGTACTTCCTCTAACTGTGCCTCGATCGAGTTTTCAATGTTGATCACCATCTGGTTGATGCTTGCTGCTAACTGCCCGATTTCATCCCCCCGATCGGTGTCTAGTTTTTGCAACTGCCCTTGCCCTACCAGGCCAGCAAAGCTGGCTAATTGTTGGATGGGAGTAACGATCGAGTTCGCCACATAGGTTCCTAGAAATGCTAAGACAACCAAAGTAATCAATCCGATCCCATAACTCTGTAAAAGAGCAACTCTCAAGGTAGCATCAATTTCTCGGCGAGACTTACCAATGAAAGCAATGCCGACCACTTCTTGCTTGTGATTAAATAGAGGCTCGTAGTAAGTGAGATAGAAATCTCCGACAATGTTGGTTTCCCCTAAAAACTTCTCCCCTGCAATTAAAACTCTCTCCGCTACTTCCCTGGCTACTCTTGTCCCAATCGCCCGCGAGCCATCGCCTTTGCCTGTCCTGGGGTCGATGTAAGGAATAGAAGTATTGATACGAAAATCCTGGGCGAAGATGGTAGCTACTGGCACATTGTTCTTAACTTGGAAGGTATCCACAATGCCGTAGTTACGGTTGATAAGGGAGCCAATTATTACCACTCCCACCGTATTGTTGCCCCGTTTAATGGGGTGAGTAGCAATGGTCACTAGGCCTATTTTGCCAGTTTCCACATCAAACCTGCCCTCAGGGAAGGGAGCATCTTCTGGCTTCAGACCGGCTATCTTTTGGGGACGGGGATTGATGCGCGCCTGTTCTGCCAGACCGAGCTTTTGCAAAATACTACTCCTGACCAACTCTGCACCGCTTTGGGGTTGTCCTGTACTGAGAGTAGTTTGCAGAATTTCTAAGTCCGCTAACTCTACCCCTGTGCTGATGCTATAGGAACGATAGGCAGGACGATAAACCTCGTCACCAGCACGTAGGGGCGGATTATCGACAAACTTATCATCTATAACTTGACCCCTACCGGCAATTACACGACCTTGACTATCTACCACTACCTTGAAGCTTTTAATAGACTCAGGTTCAACGTTGCTGCTCAACTGTAATAAGGGCAAAATAGAGCTCGAATCCCTCAGGTTGATAGTCGGTGATTGCAAAGCTCCCGCCGTCTTTTCTGCTTCTGGCAGAGCTTCTGCCAATGACCACAGTACAAAGTCAGTAGTAAAAAATGCTCCCTTTTCCTGGAGAGTTTGCGTCAGGTTGTCGATGTAGTTTTTGCGGGAGTACTGTACGTTAAATTGGGTAATTATCACTACCGGCAAGGCAGCTGCTAACCAAAGAGAAATAGTAATTTTCCAACGCAAGCTCAAATTCCGCCAGAAATTCTTTAATCTGGGTCTCTTGGGTAGGTTGGGCAGAGCAAAAGTCCGTTCCTGTTTTCCCGCTTCTACTAACATCAACTGTCCTCCCTGGTATATTTTACCCATTTAAGCATACCCCAGGCTCGATCGCCTATCACGCCCTGCTACGCTGGGGTCAGCACCATCGACCCCCAGTGATTTGCACCTCGGGCCTAGGGAGTAGCGGGAGGATCAACCCATCTGCCGTCGGCTTTAATGAGGGCAATCAGTTCTTCCACTCCTTTCTCTTCTGGTACCTTCTTAATTTCCTCTCTGCCACGATAGAGGGAGATATAGCCAGGGGTACGACCCACATAACCATAATCTGCGTCCGCCATTTCCCCAGGACCGTTGACAATGCAGCCCATCACAGCAATGTCTAAGCCGACAAGATGTTTAGTGGCTTCTCTGACTTTGTGTAGGACTTCTTCCAAGTTGAAGAGAGTACGACCGCAGGAAGGACAGGCAACATACTCTACCATCGTCTTGCGCAGTCCTAGAGCTTGCAAAATACTGTAACAGACTGGTATCTCTTTTTCTGGCGGTTCTGTTAAAGAGACCCGAATGGTATCGCCAATGCCCTGGGCTAGGAGGGTGGCAATCCCTGCTGTGGATTTGATCCTGCCATACTCACCATCCCCTGCTTCCGTCACCCCCAAATGTAGAGGATAGTCCATACCTAGTTCATCCATGCGCTTGACCATCAACTGATAGGCACTGATCATCACAGGTACCCGCGAGGCTTTCAGGGAAATGACTAAGTTCTTGTAGTCTAAATCCTCACAAATGCGAATGAATTCTAATGCTGATTCCACCATGCCTAAGGGGGTATCACCGTAGGTAAACAACATTCTCTCTGCTAAAGACCCGTGATTGACTCCAATGCGCATAGCTTTCCCCTGTTCTTTTAATGTCTGTACCAAGGGCTTGAGAGTCTCACGAATCTTTTCCCCGATTTCGTCAAATTCTGCCTTGGTGTACTCTGTGCGATTGGGTTTCGGTTTTTCAAAAACGTACAGACCAGGATTAATACGTACCTTATCCACGTGCTTAGCTGCTTCCAAGGCTATCTTCATACCGTTGTGGTGTACGTCCGCTACCAGGGGTACGTCTTGGTATTCCTGCCGCAATTTGCGCTTAATCTCTCCCACGGCATGGGCATGGGCAAGGCTAGGAACTGTCACCCGCACAATCTCACAGCCAATTTCATGGAGACGACGAATCGCCGCTACGGAGCCATCGATGTCTAGGGTATCTTCGTTAATCATCGACTGCACCACTACAGGAGCATTTCCCCCAATAGTGACGTTGCCAACTCTTACAGGGCGAGTTTTGCGTCTAACGATCGTGCCTTGATAGTTGTCCATAGGAAGTGGTCATCGCTGTATCTAGTCTAGCTTTTTTCTGCTGCTAGGAGCCAATAAGTTTGTTTCTATTGTTTGTATTACTTTTTGCCAGAAGTTGTGACGTTGTTGCCAGTCCTTTTTCCCATCGGTCTTGATGCTGATAATTTGCACACCTGGTTGGGTCAGGGCATCTTTGACCAAATCTGTAACTTGAGAAATAGTAGAAGCCTGGTGCCAATCAGCGCCATAACCTGTGGCAATCTGCGCCAAATCAATCCCGATCGGTGTCAAAAATAGTTCCCTAAAGGGTGGTTCAAAGCGGGATATAGGTAGCATCTCAAAGATTGCCCCCCCCTGGTTGTCGATTAGCAAAATAGTCAGGTTGATGGGATTTAGCTTACCCAGTAGTAATCCATTTATATCGTGACAAAAGGTAAGATCACCACAGATGAGTAATACAGGTTTTGGTACAACTTTTGCTACCCCCATGGCGCTGGAGATCATGCCGTCAATACCATTGGTGCCACGGTTGGCAAATACTGTTACCCGCTGGCAGTTGTGGAAGTAGCTATCTAAATCACGAATTGGTGTGCTGTTGCCAATGTAAATGATGGTCTGATCGGGCAGGTGGGCAGCTAGTTCATAATAAATTTTCCCCTCAAAGGGATAGTCAATACCTGCCATCCATTCATCTAAAACTATCTGGGTCAAACTGTTGGCTTGCTCCCACAATTGTAACCACTCCCGATCGAGGGGCTGTGGCTGTAGTTGAGGTAGTAATTGTTGACAAAAATCTGTTACCGTGAGGGGAACTTGATAATTATTGCCATGGGTAGGGTCACTGTTGTCGTAGCTCCCGATCGTGATTTGCTGACAGTGGGGATGCTGTTCTAACCATTGGCGGTAACTTTTGGAGGTGGGCATATCACCCAATCTCAGGACTATTTCTGGCTCTAGTCTCTCAGCTAGGCAAGGGGAACGGAGAAAACTATCATAGTGACTAATGACATTTTGTCTGGGCATGCCTGTGGCTTCTGCTAGGAGGGGATAGCCCAAAGTTTGGGCTAACTTGTGCACTAAATCTGTTTCTGCCAGGGGGTATTTATTGACACCAACTACGACGACACCTCGCCGTTTGCTAGCCAAGAGTTCCCTGAGTAAATCTACATTTTCTAGTTGCGTCTTAGTACCCAAATGTTGCCAGGTAGGTAGGCTGGCGTAGAATTGACTGTCCAAGCTTGGGGGGGCTAGGGGTTCACTGAAGGCAAAGTTGAGATGGACTGCTCCTGGCAAAGGTTGTAAAGACCGACTGACTGTAGCCTGTATAAGTGTGGCTAAATAGCGATCGTTTGCGGTTGGTAGTCCGACTTCAACAAATTGACGGACATAATGACCAAAGATATGGAGCTGATCGATCGTTTGTTGGGCACCGCAATGCCTCAGTTCGGGAGGGCGATCGGCGGAGAGAATAACCAAAGGCACGTGACTGTAATAGGCTTCAATCACAGCGGGAAAATAATGGCTAACAGCAGAACCAGAGGTACAAACTAAAGCTACAGGTCGCCTTTGTGCCTTTGCCATGCCCAGGGCGAAGAAACCCGCCGAGCGTTCATCTATCTGGACGTAGATGTCTATTTGGGAGAGCAGATACAAACCCAGAACCAAGGGTGTAGAACGGGAACCAGGAGAGATACAAACCTGCCTCACACCCGCCTGCCACAGGGCTTGGGCTACTACTTTTCCCCAGTCCAAGTTGCGATCGGTCATTCAAATATCAGCTGATTGTCTGCCAGTCTCACTTTGATCGTGTCACCCGTGGCATATTTCCCTGCCAAAATAGCGTCGGCGATCGGGTTTTCGATTAGTTTCTGCATCGCTCTTTTTAGGGGACGGGCACCAAAGGCGGGATTGTAGCCCCGCTCGATGATAAATTCTTCCGCTTCCTCTGTCAGAGCAATAGCTAGTTTTTGTTCTGCCAAACGATCGGTAATGCGTTTTAATTGTAGTTTGACAATCTGGCGCAGTTCTTCTCTACGCAGGGCATGGAATACCACAATTTCATCAATACGGTTGAGAAATTCAGGGCGAAAACTTTTTTGCAGAGCATGCATTACTTTTTGCCGTTGTTCTTCCCCCTCCCCTGCCAACATGAACTCACTGCCAATGTTACTAGTCATGATGATAATTGTGTTTTTGCAGTCCACCAAGCGCCCTTGACTGTCTGTAATTCTGCCATCATCCAACACTTGCAGGAGAATGTTAAACACGTCGGGATGTGCCTTTTCTATTTCATCAAACAAAACTACAGAGTAAGGTCGGCGACGCACTGCTTCGGAAAATTGCCCCCCCTCTTCATAACCCACATAGCCTGGGGGTGCACCAATCAAGCGAGAAACTGTGTGCTTTTCCATGTATTCCGACATATCGAGGCGGATCATCGCTTGGTCGGAGTTGAACAAAAAGTGGGCTAGGGACCGCGCTAATTCGGTTTTGCCCACACCTGTTGGACCCAGAAAGAGAAAGGAGCCGATCGGTTTGTTGGGGTCCTGCATACCTGCCCTTGCCCGTCTGATGGCTGCTGCCACGGAAGCTACAGCTTCTGCTTGTCCCACTACGCGTTCGTGTAAATGGGCTTCTAACTGCAACAGCTTCTGTCGTTCCGGTTCCAATAAACTGTTAACGGGAATTCCTGTCCACCTGGCTACAATTTCCGCTATGTCATTCTCTGTCACCTGTTCGCGAAAAAGGGAGGTACCCTCCGATCGGGTTCTGTCAATCTGCAGCTCTGCTTCATCTAGTTGTTTCTCTAGCTCTGTCAAACGATTGTATTTTAACTCTGCTGCCAAGTTGAGGTCAAATTCCCGCTCTGCTTGCTCGATCTGTCGCTTGGTTTGCTCAATCTCTTCTCTGAGGGCTTTGACAAGGTCAATAGCTTCTTTCTCCGCCCGCCATAACTCCTGTAAATACACCTGTTTTTGTTTGAGTTTGTGGATTTCTGTCTCAATCCGCTCGATTCTTTCTGCTGTTACCTGGGCGGCTTTGCCTGTGAGATTGTCTTCCCTTTGCAAAGATAGTTTTTCCATCTCCAGTTGCATGATCTTGCGATCGAGTTCATCTAGCTCGATCGGTTTGGAAGTAATCTCCATTTTTAACTTCGCCGCAGCTTCATCCACCAGATCAATGGCTTTGTCCGGCAGAAACCGATCGGTAATATAGCGATGGGACAGAGTGGCAGCACTGATCAGGGCGGAATCGGAAATTTTGACACCGTGGTGGACTTCATATCTTTCCTTCAACCCCCGCAGGATGGAGATAGTGTCTGCCACAGTTGGTTGGTCAACTAATATCTGTTGAAAACGCCTTTCCAGAGCAGCATCCTTTTCAATGTACTTACGATATTCATCTAAAGTTGTTGCCCCAATACAGCGCAGTTCCCCCCTTGCCAACATGGGTTTCAAGAGATTACTAGCATCAACTGAGCCTGTCCCTGCCCCTGCCCCCACTACTGTATGCAGTTCATCTATAAATAGGATGATCTGACCCAGAGAACTGGTGACTTCCTTTAACACTGATTTCAGGCGTTCTTCAAACTCACCCCTGTACTTTGTCCCAGCCAGCAGCGCGCCCAAGTCTAGACTCACCAGTCGCCGTTCCTGCAAAGACTCAGGCACATCCCCCCGTACAATCCGCTGTGCCAGACCCTCAATAATGGCTGTCTTCCCCACCCCCGGTTCACCAATCAAGACAGGATTGTTTTTCGTCCGCCGCGACAACACCTGAATCACCCGTCGCACTTCCTCATCCCGCCCAATCACAGGGTCTAACTTTCCTTCCCGCGCTAAAGCTGTTAAATCAACACTGTATTTCTCCAACGCTCCGTACTTCGATTCCGGATTGCTATCTACAACCTTCTGCGCGCCCCGCAAGGATTGCACGATCGGTTCTAACTTTTTCCTATCCAAATTGACATGGCGCAACAACCGTTTGCCTACCCGATCGTCTTCTGCCAGGGCCAACCATAGATGCTCGATGGAAATGTAGGTATCCTCCCATTCCTCCCGCAAGTCCGCCGCCCGATCGAGGCAGGCATTCAGGAACCGTCCTAAATACAATTCCCTAGGATTAGCAATACGGGGTTGACTGCGCAGAAATTCCTCTAAATGTCGTTGTAACCGGGCCAGGGAGACACCAGCAAAAATTTGTTTAGTCAGACCATCCTGCTCCAGGAGTGCTAGGGCTAAGTGTTCTACTTCCAGCTCTTGGTGTTGAAAGCGCCGCGCTACGTCTTGGGATTTGACAATCGCTTCCCAAGCTTTGTCCGTAAATTGATTGGGGTCAGTTGGTTGCATAGAACTTGTCGGTACTGCTAGGCATGATAGCGTAGCCTTTGGAATTAGAGAATTTTGCCAAAATAGACTACCAGTTAACTCTATAATAGGCTAAAGTATTGCATCTTGGATTTGATTACCCGACCCCATGAGTAGAGTGAGAATATATGATTTAGCGAGGGAGTTGCATCTGGATAACAAAGATGTAATGGCTATTTGCGAAGAACATGGCATCCCCCTCAAAAGTCATAGTAGCACCATTACGGAAGAAGAAGCAGAAAAGGTAAGAGCTTCCGCCAGGGCGGGTAATCGTCCCCTCCGCAGCTCGGCTAAACCCAGTCGTACCAAAGAAACTAAGGAGAAAGAAGTCTCCCCTAAGACAAATAAGATTGTCACTGTCTCCAAACCCGAAGTAAAGCTAGTGGCTCCCCCCACCAAGCCTGCAGCTCCCGCTCCCCTGCCC from Pseudanabaenaceae cyanobacterium SKYG29 includes the following:
- a CDS encoding methyl-accepting chemotaxis protein, whose product is MGKIYQGGQLMLVEAGKQERTFALPNLPKRPRLKNFWRNLSLRWKITISLWLAAALPVVIITQFNVQYSRKNYIDNLTQTLQEKGAFFTTDFVLWSLAEALPEAEKTAGALQSPTINLRDSSSILPLLQLSSNVEPESIKSFKVVVDSQGRVIAGRGQVIDDKFVDNPPLRAGDEVYRPAYRSYSISTGVELADLEILQTTLSTGQPQSGAELVRSSILQKLGLAEQARINPRPQKIAGLKPEDAPFPEGRFDVETGKIGLVTIATHPIKRGNNTVGVVIIGSLINRNYGIVDTFQVKNNVPVATIFAQDFRINTSIPYIDPRTGKGDGSRAIGTRVAREVAERVLIAGEKFLGETNIVGDFYLTYYEPLFNHKQEVVGIAFIGKSRREIDATLRVALLQSYGIGLITLVVLAFLGTYVANSIVTPIQQLASFAGLVGQGQLQKLDTDRGDEIGQLAASINQMVINIENSIEAQLEEVQRSMQLKEEAERLAREQREQKELLQRRALELLLEVDPVSRGDLTIRAKVTEDELGTIADSYNSLIRSLRELVLGVKESAATVTQSTIANDQVVKTVARGAKQQVEALEKAVGQVELMAQSLQEVEQRAQVAQNQVNEAVAVVAEGDKVMTRTVAEINVAKEKVTRAAEKVQLLEDASQKIARVVKLIGNFAAQTNVLALNASIEAARAGEEGESFKVVADEVRALAQRSTEATREIRRLLEEIQGQVGEVVSSIQEGTEQVAESTELLEQARQRLQVINQVSAEISQLVNDIARASQQQLINSNRVKQVMAEVGTIANNNSQQAEMVAQTFDQLLALSQRLQEQVGKFKVES
- the ispG gene encoding (E)-4-hydroxy-3-methylbut-2-enyl-diphosphate synthase — its product is MDNYQGTIVRRKTRPVRVGNVTIGGNAPVVVQSMINEDTLDIDGSVAAIRRLHEIGCEIVRVTVPSLAHAHAVGEIKRKLRQEYQDVPLVADVHHNGMKIALEAAKHVDKVRINPGLYVFEKPKPNRTEYTKAEFDEIGEKIRETLKPLVQTLKEQGKAMRIGVNHGSLAERMLFTYGDTPLGMVESALEFIRICEDLDYKNLVISLKASRVPVMISAYQLMVKRMDELGMDYPLHLGVTEAGDGEYGRIKSTAGIATLLAQGIGDTIRVSLTEPPEKEIPVCYSILQALGLRKTMVEYVACPSCGRTLFNLEEVLHKVREATKHLVGLDIAVMGCIVNGPGEMADADYGYVGRTPGYISLYRGREEIKKVPEEKGVEELIALIKADGRWVDPPATP
- the menD gene encoding 2-succinyl-5-enolpyruvyl-6-hydroxy-3-cyclohexene-1-carboxylic-acid synthase, whose amino-acid sequence is MTDRNLDWGKVVAQALWQAGVRQVCISPGSRSTPLVLGLYLLSQIDIYVQIDERSAGFFALGMAKAQRRPVALVCTSGSAVSHYFPAVIEAYYSHVPLVILSADRPPELRHCGAQQTIDQLHIFGHYVRQFVEVGLPTANDRYLATLIQATVSRSLQPLPGAVHLNFAFSEPLAPPSLDSQFYASLPTWQHLGTKTQLENVDLLRELLASKRRGVVVVGVNKYPLAETDLVHKLAQTLGYPLLAEATGMPRQNVISHYDSFLRSPCLAERLEPEIVLRLGDMPTSKSYRQWLEQHPHCQQITIGSYDNSDPTHGNNYQVPLTVTDFCQQLLPQLQPQPLDREWLQLWEQANSLTQIVLDEWMAGIDYPFEGKIYYELAAHLPDQTIIYIGNSTPIRDLDSYFHNCQRVTVFANRGTNGIDGMISSAMGVAKVVPKPVLLICGDLTFCHDINGLLLGKLNPINLTILLIDNQGGAIFEMLPISRFEPPFRELFLTPIGIDLAQIATGYGADWHQASTISQVTDLVKDALTQPGVQIISIKTDGKKDWQQRHNFWQKVIQTIETNLLAPSSRKKLD
- the clpB gene encoding ATP-dependent chaperone ClpB translates to MQPTDPNQFTDKAWEAIVKSQDVARRFQHQELEVEHLALALLEQDGLTKQIFAGVSLARLQRHLEEFLRSQPRIANPRELYLGRFLNACLDRAADLREEWEDTYISIEHLWLALAEDDRVGKRLLRHVNLDRKKLEPIVQSLRGAQKVVDSNPESKYGALEKYSVDLTALAREGKLDPVIGRDEEVRRVIQVLSRRTKNNPVLIGEPGVGKTAIIEGLAQRIVRGDVPESLQERRLVSLDLGALLAGTKYRGEFEERLKSVLKEVTSSLGQIILFIDELHTVVGAGAGTGSVDASNLLKPMLARGELRCIGATTLDEYRKYIEKDAALERRFQQILVDQPTVADTISILRGLKERYEVHHGVKISDSALISAATLSHRYITDRFLPDKAIDLVDEAAAKLKMEITSKPIELDELDRKIMQLEMEKLSLQREDNLTGKAAQVTAERIERIETEIHKLKQKQVYLQELWRAEKEAIDLVKALREEIEQTKRQIEQAEREFDLNLAAELKYNRLTELEKQLDEAELQIDRTRSEGTSLFREQVTENDIAEIVARWTGIPVNSLLEPERQKLLQLEAHLHERVVGQAEAVASVAAAIRRARAGMQDPNKPIGSFLFLGPTGVGKTELARSLAHFLFNSDQAMIRLDMSEYMEKHTVSRLIGAPPGYVGYEEGGQFSEAVRRRPYSVVLFDEIEKAHPDVFNILLQVLDDGRITDSQGRLVDCKNTIIIMTSNIGSEFMLAGEGEEQRQKVMHALQKSFRPEFLNRIDEIVVFHALRREELRQIVKLQLKRITDRLAEQKLAIALTEEAEEFIIERGYNPAFGARPLKRAMQKLIENPIADAILAGKYATGDTIKVRLADNQLIFE